In Papaver somniferum cultivar HN1 chromosome 1, ASM357369v1, whole genome shotgun sequence, a genomic segment contains:
- the LOC113311923 gene encoding uncharacterized protein LOC113311923 yields the protein MDLHPIIVTTECMKEVKCSWTAEAPTDCFEGKIETILSRQNQLACNEFNLRVVSQVGVPWSINTHPKFLILSLGIIEKKLIAQQMRYSAQASATRGIKQASQSIVKKRHRLYWHMT from the exons ATGGATTTGCATCCAATTATAGTCACCACTGAGTGCATGAAAGAAGTTAAGTGTTCATGGACCGCCGAAGCTCCCACAGACTG TTTCGAGGGCAAGATTGAGACTATTCTTAGTCGTCAGAACCAGCTAGCTTGCAATGAGTTCAATTTGAGAGTTGTTAGTCAGGTGGGTGTCCCTTGGAGCATCAATACGCATCCCAAGTTTCTGATTCTGTCCCTAG GTATcatagaaaaaaaattaattgcACAACAAATGAGGTATTCAGCTCAAGCTTCGGCGACAAGAGGCATTAAACAAG CGTCACAATCTATTGTTAAGAAGAGACATCGATTATACTGGCATATGACATAG
- the LOC113357800 gene encoding aspartic proteinase nepenthesin-2-like, translated as MVPKKSFYLRFSSDATIGDDGPEAVHTTPIFRNPYFGTPYHLHLEDISIGDQRVKFAKGDFQIKPDGKGGSIIDSGAPLSTMYKPHFERVKQVLVKHMEAQGARLDVPEHSLLDPCFAIPPTFDPNEFPTITFHFQQADYVVDQVSDIFFSDDDGALFCFGIVGVDVADHGGVYDFVLGAMQQANKRISYDVRKETLSFTKENCQMGS; from the coding sequence atggtccctaaaaaatcattctattTAAGGTTTAGTTCAGACGCAACAATTGGAGATGATGGGCCTGAAGCAGTACATACAACTCCAATATTTCGAAACCCATACTTTGGGACGCCATACCACTTGCATCTAGAGGATATTAGCATAGGCGACCAAAGAGTAAAGTTTGCAAAAGGAGATTTCCAGATTAAGCCGGATGGAAAAGGAGGCTCTATCATAGATTCTGGGGCTCCACTTAGCACCATGTATAAGCCTCATTTTGAAAGAGTTAAACAGGTGTTGGTGAAACATATGGAAGCACAAGGTGCTCGTCTTGATGTTCCCGAACACAGTCTTTTGGATCCTTGTTTTGCTATACCACCCACTTTTGACCCGAATGAGTTTCCGACAATAACATTTCATTTTCAACAGGCAGATTATGTTGTTGATCAAGTTTCTGACATTTTCTTCTCTGACGACGATGGCGCCCTTTTTTGTTTTGGTATTGTTGGCGTGGACGTAGCTGATCATGGTGGTGTGTATGATTTTGTTTTAGGAGCCATGCAACAAGCTAATAAAAGGATTTCCTACGATGTCAGGAAAGAGACTCTCTCATTTACTAAAGAGAATTGCCAAATGGGTTCATGA
- the LOC113357810 gene encoding aspartic proteinase nepenthesin-2-like produces MNPDSVRLPVALAYGQHYYLAQVGIGTMIRDQPQTFNDYYLIMDTGSDLTWTQCQGGTSYFYQDEPIFPHQDSRTYRPLPCEDHRGLCGEENCNDQGYCTYREVYFSGQVTSGDLAIETFTTNSDDEDAFEIVDFLMGCGFEQRNWEGYLGVLDIGDGHQLPKSLPQRGTAPVAGMLGLGQGGIISLVL; encoded by the coding sequence ATGAATCCTGACAGCGTACGCCTACCTGTAGCATTGGCTTACGGCCAACACTACTACCTTGCTCAGGTAGGTATAGGTACTATGATCCGTGATCAACCACAAACTTTCAATGACTACTACTTAATTATGGATACTGGTAGTGATCTTACATGGACTCAATGTCAAGGCGGCACATCTTATTTCTATCAAGATGAGCCAATTTTTCCTCATCAAGATTCGCGTACATATCGTCCACTTCCTTGTGAGGATCATCGGGGTTTGTGTGGCGAAGAAAATTGCAATGACCAAGGCTATTGTACATATCGAGAGGTATATTTTAGCGGTCAAGTTACATCTGGTGATCTTGCTATTGAAACATTTACTACAAACTCAGATGATGAGGATGCctttgaaattgttgattttctcATGGGTTGTGGTTTTGAACAAAGGAATTGGGAAGGATATCTTGGTGTTCTTGATATTGGTGATGGTCATCAACTACCTAAATCGCTGCCTCAACGTGGAACTGCTCCTGTAGCAGGAATGCTCGGTTTAGGACAAGGAGGTATCATATCTTTGGTACTTTAG